The Hemicordylus capensis ecotype Gifberg chromosome 5, rHemCap1.1.pri, whole genome shotgun sequence nucleotide sequence CATGCTCACCCACACTTTCATTCAGTGTTTGTTTACAGGACACAAGAGCAGGAGGGGGTGGAACAATAAGCTTTCTGTGGAGGGCCTGGAGGGCCTAGAATCCTAACATTGCATCCATTCCAGACCTTTGACCGTACCACATTCTTGCCACCTAACCCTGTCATTCCCAGACAAGGCTGAGTGGTAGAACCACTGACGTATAGATTGCTTATGTAGGTGAAATTCCAAAACCATGCGATGTGAAAGTCTCTCTAAGCATCAAATCAAGATGCTAACTCCATTCCATTTGTGAAGTAGCACTAATGGAATTTGTTTATTTCCCCAGCTTCACTCAACATCACAAACTGTCTTTTGAACCATATGCCCACACGTgatggaggtgccagggatggaGTGCATGTGTTTTGAATAACAATACTATGCAAGAATGGTAGGCCCTCCCATATCTGAGGGGGGAATATGGGCTCACTTGTTTTAAGTCAAAAGAGCATGAGATATTAGTTCTGGCATGGTTGTGAACAAGTCACCTTCCTGGGGGCAAGCTCTGCATAAGACTTTTGAAATGAAAGCCAGTCAAGTGGTAGCTAGCTGGAAtggttgcctttgctaagcaaggttcaccttcgtttgcatttggatgggtgaccacatgtgagtcctgtctgctgtaagatattccccataggggctGGGGTCATAgttcagcggtagagcatctgctttgcatgcagaaagtcccaggttcagtccctgtcatctccaagtagagctgggaatgactcctgcctgaaaccttggagagccgctgccatagcatagacaatactgagctagatggaccaatgatctgacttggtaaaaggcagcttcctatgttactaaatGTTATCTTCAAAACAAAGGCATATTTTCACATGCAGAGGTCATTTTGGTATATGTTTATGGTCATATAATTCACTTCCATTGTATTAACATTTTCAGATTTTTCAAATTCTATAAGCACTAGCAACTGAATCCAAAGACGTGTTGGCCATGTGCACACTCTGCCTTCAGAAGTCCCTTTCCTACTGCACCACCTTTGAAAAAGTCATGGGACTATGAAGCAGTGCAGAGAACTGCAGTCAGAAAGTGAAATCTGAAAAGCCATCTTAAGGAAAATAATCCACTTTCTTAAAACTATAATTGAACCATCTTGAGCTCCATTCCTCTATACTTAATAAGAAATAGTAGAGCAAAACAGAATGGTCACCATTTGGAAAATGAGACAAGATATGTATTAGTTTCAGTTTTCTTTGGCCTTTTAAAATTTTTCATATCACATACTACTCTGCTGGATATTGAATATAGCTGAGAATTTATTGTAGGTCCATGCACCTGCTACAAGTAAAAAATAAAGCCATATTTCTTTCATGGGATACTAGAATATATGATTACAAGTACTGTCAGCTTACTaagatgttttatattgttcttaAATGTTACAGAAACCCAACTACCCCCTGTTCTGGTGACTGCATTTGTGCACACAAACCACATGAACCAGTGAGAAAAATCCACACAGCTGACCATGCAAAATGTGCTTGTGATAAACTGCTCAGGACCAAGTTACATAACTGGTTCTATATGTGAAAAACTGTGTGGGTAGACAAACAGAAAATAAGACCTAACTGCAGTTTTAAAAAGGTTAATATTTGCTTGTTAATATAGAAGTGTCAAAGGCAACAAAGCACCAAGAAACTTGATTGACGCTAGAAAGTTTATTAGAATTTTAGTAATAACTAGAATTTTAATTTCataacaaaaaaaattaacatgAAATTTCATTTCATCAAAAACAGTGGCATTTATGACTGAACAGTGCAAAACATACATTGCAAAACATCACACAGGATTGGGGTTACTCTTAGTTTTTCCTTAGCTCCTGAGACAAATGAGTTTAATTCACAGTACCAGACTGCCTGGGGAAACAGacagggggaaaggaaaatagATGTTGGTGATGGAAACTAAGGTCACAGCTTGTTGATTGCCCCTGTCCATGTAAGCATGACCCCTGCAATGTATTCTTCTTCAATCATTCATCCAGTCTAACAATCTCTTGTTAATTTCAGTGCTCCCTCAGTATCAGAATGACACTCTGAGAGGCTTCCCAGAGTTCACTTGCCACTGAGGTGATACAGGAGAAATTGATCAATTTAGAGAAAGAACAcatgaacttttaaaaacatgaggTGTACATACATGGGTATGACACATTTACTCTAAGCCAGCAACAGCAATCTGCGTGGAAATATGTTTCTGTACCTGAACCATTTATAACAGAGTAAAACAGTCTGGTGTTCACCTTTCCCCAGCTTCTGAATCATCACAGAGCTGGATCAGAGTTGGGGAAGTATTTGTTGTGTGTGAAGCTCCAGTCATTCTGTGAGACCTGCAAGTCTCACAGTGCAAGTGCCTGTTCAACTTTCTGCTCTGCTTGAGTTTCACTGAATCAGGACCACtgtgtgtaataataataataataataattattattattattattattattattattattattattagtagtagtagtagtagtagtagtagtattttattACCACCACCAGTATTATTATTTCATGAGTCCTACAAACAGCATTGTGTACTCTGGAGTCATTACTATGGTTTTAGATTTCATGAGTCTGCCAGACTGTCAGATTTGTGTCATAAAAATCACACAAGTGTACCCACATATGTTGATACCAAAATGAGCAATAATAGTCCCAATGCAGAAAACTGTGAGGACAGCAGAAGAGCCTTCTGCTGTAGTCACTGTTCACACAAAGCAATCAAATCTGAAGAGTAAACGCCTCTCACAGCTTCAATCACCCTCAGATGGGTTGTAGTCATTGGTCAAAAGGAATCCTCTTTGGATTCAGACTGAGCACACACATGCAGCCCACAGAAGATCAGCACTGCGAAGAACTCCTCAGAGCTATCTCACAGTAAGTCTATGTGGGAGAGGCACAATGACAGGACACCCCCACTGTTGTTGTGGATGTATGGGTAAGCTGCAGGTTTACCTCCAATGTACTAGTGTTATCTCCAATGTAGCAGCAATGTTACTCCCTCTTCTTCTTACTGCAGACTTTCTCATAGAAGCTCATTTGCTCTGGATTAGGTCAAACGTCTGAAATAGCCGTGATAATTCAAGGCATTACAGTTCATAAGTCAAGCCTCCAAACTCTAtgtgcttttaaacaaaaaatgagttcttatgtttcttttgatttCTGAGTCTTTAAGGACTCCCATTTCCAAAGTCTTCTCTTATAATACAAGAACTGGAACAAATTTGGAATATAAAACACACAAACTTCCAATTCAAGTTGATCCATTAAGATAACTAGAACCTGCATCAAATGTGGCTTTCACAAACTTTGAATTTCAAAATGGAACCATTCAAAATTTCAGAGCACTGGGATGCTGACTGTGTTTTAGAACTTTAGCTCAGATTTCACACTAACCTTTACAGTTTGGAAATACCAACATTAAACATGTCTAAATATTATTtgaatttaaattattattatttcaaattaTTCAGATTCCAATTCTGATCTGCATGTTAATTTCAACTAAAAAGGGAAATATATCCTGCAAGAGTCTGACCATGTAAGTATATGATACAAGAAGAGATGTGTCAGTTACATGTGGGTTGCATGTGTGTAGCCTAAATGCTACAACTGAAGCATAAAATGTTCATATATCAGTTTCTTATGACAATTTCAACATGATGATGGAAGCAATCTGATACCTTAAGAATAGCACAGCACATGACAAGATTCACAAAACAAACTCTAAAATGACCACAACCCTGCTATTCCATATTTAAACGGACAACATCTACAAACATTTATGTATTCCAATTGCAGGTAGTTGCCCCTGGGTCGGCAGTAGGACATGGAATGTGACAGATCAGAAAATTTAAGACTTGGCatacaaaacaacacaaaaccgGAAAAGAGGCCAGGGCTTGAGTGACAGTGCGGACAGGCCATTAGTTGATCAAATCTCTATTTATCTTTGTTTAGAACTTTTCGTAGCCACTGAAGAATAGGGTTTAATGTGGCTTCTATTTGAGCAATGTCAAGCTCAAATAGAGGGTTGGCTTCCCTTCCTGCTTACAGAGATAGGGTAATTACAACTATTGATCTGGCTTCTGAAATCCTAAGGAGTTATGGCACAAAACTCAGTGACTTTCTTGTTGTCTTTGTTTTATGAAAATATCTTATGCTGGTGAAATAGAAAACATATTGTGGATTTTGTGCTGGTGACATATGGAAATAGAACTCTTCTATTTTCCTCCAGGACAGAAGCAGAAAAGTACAACTTACTCAACAAATCAGTTCTCAACTGTAAACACCATGAgtgtttttaattttgaaatCCATGAGTGGATTTAATTTTGACGTTTCCTGGACATTACTAGACACATTAACTTGAGTGGCTGATCTCCCTCCTAGCCATTTTTGGATGGCAGGCTGTGTTTCTTTAGAGCACCTATCAATGCTAAGGGCATTGCTCAAGGACTGTCCACGCTATGCAGTTTCATTGAAATCAAAGTGTCTACAAAAGCTTACATGGTCACTTAATCACTCCCTAATAGATATTCTCTTACACCTAAGGTCACTTTGCACAATATAAAAAAGCACACATTTGCAGTAGGTGTACCACAGGGATGTGTGGTGGGTGTACTGCaaacatccccccctcccccattgatGAAACTGCCTTGAGAAAATAAACTTAGAACAGGAGAAAGATCCTGTGGATATGTACACAAAAGTTGTGTGCCTTCAGTTATTTCCCCCACAAACATGGAGCATTAGGTAGAAAGAAATAATGTAGCCTGTCCCCAAAGTCTTAAAGCTCCTGGTCTCTAATAAAAAGGTACTTATTGCTGCCCCATTGATCAACCTGGGGTCCATTCATTGGCATCGGTAGCCTAGTTTGGAGAATAAGAATCAAGGCCCAGAAAGCAGGTCTTTGAGTGACACTCAGAGACTATGGCTATACTAGTAATAGTAACTGGTAGGTCATGGATTCATGGCTGTTTATTTACATTCACATTGAAGCACAAAATAATATCTTAGAAACTTCATAGTGCAGCCTTTTTATAGTTTCATGTTCTAAACAACCGTTGCTTCAACCCAGCAATGGCAATACTGCACAGAAGCAGCCTTATATGTGCAGACCCCTTCAGGATCAGTCTATGTGCCCAAAATGACGCTGCACAAGGTAACAAAACAGAATACCTGCAGCTCTtggcacatgtacaggcccattATTGGACCAAAATCATGACTTCACCTGCCAAACACATAGTCATCTTTGCTAGTGCCATTTGATCTTAGAATACAGGAGCATGCCCACAGGCATAGCTAGAgcagagggggcccgtgtttgcttttctccccagtggccccttggagtgagagagataatgaagaaaatagggaggggtggagctggggcccccgggttctttgaacccatccgctcaattatagctacacccctgagcatgCCCCATGGCCATCAAAACCACATTGGTGTCCGAGAAGAAATCCAATACATACAGACAGTAAATAAAACCACCACCATTTGGCACCCTTTAATGACATCCAAAAGGTTCTGCCTGAGGCAGCCAGCTCACTCTGCCAGATAGTACCAGCTAGCCCTGGTGCAGCCTTTTCTTATGTTTAAGGAGCTCTAGATGAGGCCAGTGCATAGCTAATTTAACCATATTAGGAAACATATGAGACTCTTCAGGTGCTTAAAATTGCATGCTTTTAGTCAAGATCTCTATTGTGGAACACATGAAGCTACTCAGCTATGTTCCACACCAAGAAGCTACTCAGCTACGTTCCCGCATACCACAGAAATGGAAGGTACCATACTTGTTCTGcataagcaaaacaaaacaaagtcccATGGAAATGTTAGTGCAGGTGATTGAACTTAGCATGATCTTTACTACATCTATATGGCCAAAGGCTCTGAGAAAAGTTCTTGACAGTTgtaaaaaaccaaacacagaacACCCCCTTTGTGCAAAAAACCGTCATCACTAATATTAGCAGTATCCTCAGGCAGCCACTGATAACAAATCACATCAACAATATGATATGTACTGTGCTCTGATTCAGTTGCTGATGAAAAAGTGTGTCATCCATTTTCAAGTAAGAGTGATCATCAGCTGTGTGGTTTCATCCCAGAGACAATTCACTGTAAGGTGGTCCAGAAGCCATGCTGAAGGAATAAGCATCTTTCctacaaggttccaagttcctgctgTACTATGCCATTGTCAGAGTGTGGTACAGAGTAAAACAAATGAAGGCAGTGGAATGTACTGAAGTGAGTATGAGAAGGCAGCATATGAGGAAGCTCTGGAACGTAGAGAAGAGTTACTGTATGTGCAACAGAGTGGCAGTGAATGCGTCCCAATGAAGCATGAAACATATAGACATGTCTTTGATAGGATAAGACTAGGGAACAATGACTTGGAAAGGCACATAACTACACAGTGACTATGTCCAGGCAGCAATAGCTGTGCTGCCTTAATATGGGCACAGTGGAAAAGCAGAGGAACATGGCCTTATTGTGGGATGTATAAAAGCAAAACTGGTGAATTCCAGAATTAGTACTTCATAGTGGCAGAACAATGGAATAGATACAGTACGTTAGCACCGCATGCAAGAAAGAACTCTGTGCCAGAAAGGGAATAACTCCACTATGCAGTTAGAAATGATGTCCTAATGAAGTTTGGAGAAAATGGTACACAGTAACACCAATGATGGGGACTCTCATCATGCCACAGATTCTAGCTTCTGTTAATATTGTTTGCATGCAATCTGCACAATATAAGAAATAAAGTAGATGACTGATGAACCCATTCTCCCATGCAGCAGTACAGTATTTTGGTAACAAGTCAGCCCTAGAGGAAATGTGGACAAATGTGAAAGCATTCTGTGTATATAAAGAGTATACCTACTCCATAACCACTTATAGTGGAACTCGAGAAGAATATCACTGGGTGCACCATCACAGTCTGTTTGGCTCAGTGGCTTTTATTGAGGATGCAGGGAAGGAGAATGAGGGTATGTTCATACTTTTAATTGTAGTTGTCAGTCTAGTGCTAGACTGGGCACTCTTGATAGGCCAAGTCCAAAACTTCTGTAGCAGGAGATGACTGAAAAAGTGCAGCTTTTCCTATAATAATGGATTCTGAATCAAAAGATATTGGGAACAAAGGTCTcaataatgaagaaaaaaatcTTCTCAGTAATTCATCTGTATAGGCTTCTCAAAatgaagaatttttttaaaaaagaaaatgtagaCCCAGATAGATACTTATGGGCAGTGAAATGATCTGAAATGCAATtatagaccaccttaagtggcgcagaggggaaatgcttgactaagaagcagaaggttgctggttcgaatccctgctggtactatatcgggcagcagccatataggaagatgctgaaaggcatcatctcatactgcatgggaggaggcaatggtaaacccctcctgtattctaccaaagaaaaccacagggctctgtgggcgccaggagttgaaattgacttgatggcacacttcaacTTTAAGGGCATATGTTTCATAGAACATGTCATTCTAAGCATAGTACCAGAGATGAGCAGAGAATTCCGTCTGTGCAATCAATTTGGTTTTCTGCCTCACCTGAAAGACTTTTATCAATTACATACTGCTAGTAGTCAGCTTTGCAAGATGTACAGCTGTCCAGGATGTCAGGGCCAACACACTCAGATCACATTTGCAGTAAAAGATTCCACATGCCATTAGTCATCCATACATTGCCATCTTACACTCTTGTAGAAATCATCTATATGTCATGACCATTCTCAGCAGGCTAATGGTGGAGATCTTTCTCTGTGGAGGATCCAGAATTTCATGTGATGGAGAGATGTACATGTCTTAGGGACCTGGTATTTAGAGCCAGAAACCAGGAGCTCCTTGTTTACATTATTCTACAGATTTTGCATTTAGAACTAGAGTGGCAACACAAGATTTCATTAAGAGAGACCCATGTCAGCAAAGAATGAAGCTATGGTTTGATCATGTTACATGCAGCTGGAAGTTGTCCTGGGCAAGTCATGGTTCTTAGTAAGCGATAGTAACTTgtaatttcaaaaacaaaaacaaaaattgactttGTTTCTAGACACTTTCATGGCTCTATGATAGCAGAATACTAGACTTCCGGCACCCCAAATGCAAGGTTGTCTCTTATCATCAATGTTTTCCGAAGGTCTCGTTCCATGATCGGCCTTTGTGTCCGCCACTTGTGTGCTTCCTGCAATCCTGGCTCAAAGTAGTATATGCATGCTCCAAAGCCCACCAAAATGAGAATGGAGATCATTAGATACACTGGCACAAACCAATCCAAGAAATGAGGCATGATTGCTGGACAAAAGGAAGGCAAAAACACAGTTAACACTGGTTGAAGAGCATAAAGGCATACATAATTGGCATTAGCTGAagagtacccctgctaactgagcaaagtggtgattctcttatatttagcagggagagagcaactctCTCTATCTAGAACCAGCACAgtgtccttccagtggttgttgctggtgtctaccttatatttccttttaaattGTGAACTGTTTTGGGACCAGGAACCATCTCACTGTATTTtccccctatgtaaactgctttgagcacttttgttgagggtggtatataaatatttgttgtaggaGCAATAGGAGTATAAAATTCTCCATCAAGCTTCTCTCTGTATACTAATGTAAAAGCTAAGCAAACTTGCATATATTAAACCTTTGTTTAAGACCCATTCATGCCTATTACTGAAAGTTcagaacaacattaaaacattagttttgtCCTAGGTTATCATGCTTGCCTAACAGTATCTACACAGCAAAGCACGTCTGCCATATTTTCAGATTTGGTGTACAAAACCTTTGTGCATCTAGGTTGTACAAAAGGTCCAATCAACATGGGTAGGTTGGGAGTGCAGCCAGCTGACACATTCCTGATCCATCTCTCCGCTTTGTGAATTTATGGTACCCACTTTAAGAATAGCCATGAAATAATTTTCTGTATTGCATTATCTGTCTTGCACATTACTACTCTCTTCCTCTTTATTCTGGCCATTTGCTAATCAACCAGCAGTCACAGATACAGCAgtcagaagaaatgaaggaagaATTATATAAATGGGTAGTTTCTTCTGTTGTTGAATGGACCTATTTTTCAGGACTGTAGGTATCGATTCCtcttttttcttccccctttAATCTAAGCCTCTATTTTAAGATCTTTTGCCTGCTCTAATGCACTTTAATTATACTAGAGTTCTCAAAAGATAGTATCTGCCTATTAGAGCCAAATAATGGTTTACCTTGAACAACCAATCTTTCTTCCCTTGGGTTGCTTGTTAAGATGTCCTTTTTCAAGTCACTATATCCCTAGAATAAAATTATATTTAAGAAGCCAAAGATCAGAATAAATTAAGCAAATATGCATATCTTTCCTTTATTGCagtattttaatgtttgttttgtttgggaaATGGTACCATCCCAGCCATCGAGTTTTccctaccaccaccccaccctatGGTATGTTTTCCTGGACTCTAATTTTTATTTCTCTAATTCCTAGATGAGCTATCCATGGAAAACTCTTGAGTTTTCTTTCCTTATTCCATCTTTCCATTTTATGATTTTGATTGAAGCTGCATCCAGGAAGCAGTCTGTGCTATGACTGTTGG carries:
- the SMIM45 gene encoding protein SMIM45, with protein sequence MWIKGYSDLKKDILTSNPREERLVVQAIMPHFLDWFVPVYLMISILILVGFGACIYYFEPGLQEAHKWRTQRPIMERDLRKTLMIRDNLAFGVPEV